The following nucleotide sequence is from Gymnodinialimonas sp. 202GB13-11.
GCATTTGGTAGGCCTAGGGCAAGGCGGGTGTTGATCTCATTGATGACGGGCGGCGAATGCGCGCCCTCGATTAGGAGGGTTGGCACGTACAGATCGCCCAGACGTGGCAGGAGGGCCGCTCGATCCTGAATAAGCGCGGGCTCGGTCGCCTCGGGGATCCAGATGCGGTCGATGATATAGCGCTGTTGCGCCTTTGGGAGGTCATCGAAGTCTTCAGTGCCCCAGAGGCCAAGGAAGACGCGCGCTGCCTCAGCAAGGTCGCCGTCGGTCATGGCCGCAGCAAGTGGCGCGAAATGCGCATCATGGGCGGCGCGCCCGGGGCCATCGGCGGCGCAGAAGAGCACTGGTTCGATCAGTGTGAGCGAACGCACGCGCTCAGGCGCCTCAACGGCGAGGCGCAGGGCAAGCGTGGCCCCAAAGCTGTGGCCGATCAGATGCGCGGGCGCGTCGGGCAAATGCCGCGCAGCAGCCTCGGACGCTTGGTCGTGGAAGTCGCGGTTGCGGTCGGCCTCAGGCCCCGCACCATGGGCCAGAAGATCGGGCGCAGACATGGTCAACCGATGGGCCAGATGCCGTGCAACGCCTGCCCATGCCCCGCCATGGGCGAGCGTGCAGTGGAGCAGAAGGGCAGGCTCCGCCCCCTGCCCCCAATGACGAACGCTCACAATTTGCCGGACAGGAACAGGTCAAGGTCGGCGATACGATCCTGACCCCAGAATTTCTCGGAACCATCGACGATGTAGAATGGCGCGCCAAAGGCCCCGGCGCTGACGGCATCTTCGAGGTTGCGGGCGTATTCCTCGGCCCCTGCCAGCATGCCGCTATCGGCCAAACCGCCGTCAAACCCGGCCTCTACCAACGCGGCGCGGATCACATCGTCCTTGCTGATATCCTGTTCATCAGCCCAAACACGGCGGGTCAGCGTGTGGACCAGTGCGCCCAAATCGCCACCGCCTGCTTTCGCTGCCGCGATGAACGCATAGGACGAAGGAGCGGGGTTCGTGGGCCAGAAGGCTGGCTGGAGGTTCATCTTCATTCCCAACTTCGCGGATTGCCGCCGCATCTCCTGCAGGCGCATCTCTTTCCGGCTTTCGTGGCGGTCGGCCGGCTTCACACCGCCTGTGCGCCCAAACAGTGCGATAATGTCCAGCGGCTTGTAGGTTATCGTCGCGCCATGTTTGGCCGCGACCTCCTCCATCCGGGTACCGGCGAGGTAGGTGTAGGGTGAGATGGTCGAAAAATAGTAGTCGATATGCGGCATGATGCGCCCCCTTTTGGCTTGGCGGATAAGTGGGGCGGGTGTTAGGGGGTGTCAACTGTATACCGGGGGGCCGCGTGGGGACGGGCCGACACCCGGGCCAGAGGGGACAGATCAATGGCTGCACAAGACCCGAAACTCATTTCCGGCAATGCGAACAAGAGCTTGGCGGATGCCATCGGCAAACGGATGTCGATGCATCGCGGAATGCAAGTGGGCCTTGTCGATGCCCGGGTCGAGCGCTTCAATGATGGCGAGATCTTCGTCGAGGTTTTCGAGAATGTCCGGGGCGAGGACATGTTCATCATCCAGTCGACCTCGAAGCCTGCCAACGACAACCTGATGGAATTGCTGATCATGGCCGACGCACTGCGCCGGTCTTCCGCCGCACGCATCACCGCCGTGATCCCTTATTTTGGTTATGCCCGCCAAGACCGCCGCACCAAGGCCCGCACGCCGATCTCCGCGAAGATGGTATCGAACATGATCGTCGCGGGTGGGATCGAGCGGGTGCTGACGATGGACCTGCACGCCGCCCAGATTCAGGGTTTCTTCGATATTCCCGTCGATAACCTCTATGCCTCGCCGATCTTCGCACTCGACATCCTGCACCAGTTCGGCGGCGACATGTCTGACGTCATGGTCGTCTCGCCAGACGTCGGAGGAGTGGCCCGCGCACGTGAACTAGCCACCCGCATCGGCGCACCGCTGAGCATTGTGGACAAACGTCGGGAAAAGGCAGGCGAAGTGGCCGGAATGACTGTAATTGGTGATGTCACAGGCAAGAAATGTATCATTGTCGATGACATCTGTGACACCGCTGGCACGCTTTGCAAAGCCGCGGAAGTGCTGATGGAAGCAGGTGCGACGGAAGTGCATTCCTACATCACCCACGGCGTCATGTCCGGCCCGGCGGTGGAACGTGTGACGAACTCCGTCATGAAGTCGCTCGTCATCACCGATACGATTGAGGCCACCGAACCGGTTGAGAACTGCGCCAATATCCGCGTGGTCCCGACCGCGCCGATGTTCGCGCAATCCATCCTCAACATCTGGAATGGCACGTCCGTCTCGTCGCTGTTCGACACGGCATCACTCGTACCGATCTACGAAGGGCTCTACCCCAAGGGCATGTGGGGCCGCTAAGCGCGCCGCCACATCGCAAGGGTCGTCAGGAACAGGGTCTGCCACCCAACATAAAGCGGGATCAGCCAAGACAGGGACAGCGCGTCATCCGCCTGCTGCACCCCCATGAGCACCGCGACGCCAAGCGCCAACAGGGAAGGCAGAACAACCAATGCTGCAAGCAATTTCAGTTTCGCCGCATAGGGCCGTAGCAGAACCAGCGGTCCACCCAGGATCAAGGCGCCGACAGGGCTCGCGCAAAGATACGGGATGATGAAATCAGCGCCCCCGCTGTTGGAACTGTCGTACGTCAGGATTGACACATAGAAGGCCGCACCCATCCCGACGATGGAGCCGGTGAACCAAAGGGCTGCCACCAAAGGCCGAAACCCAAGGCGGGACAGCCCAAAGATCGCGCCGATCACGCCAAAGACGAGGCCGGCTGACATTGCCATTGGAAACAGAATACCAGTCAGCGTGTCTGCCAACACCGTCAAGCTTTCCATGACCTCTACTGCGGGCTCCAGCAAAAGGCCCGATACGATGCCCGACACGATGCCTGCACCTGCGGCCAGCCCCACATTGGTTTTTTGATCCGCTGAATTCTGAATGGCCAAAGCGCTCTCTCCCGGAAGTACATAATTGAACATAGTTCATTTTTGAACGACGTTCAAGTACTCACTGGAGATCGCTTAGTCTACATCCCAAATATCGTCGTCCGGCAGCTGTCCGATTGCCATCCAATCGGCCCGGATCCGCGCTACGCGGCTGTCGCCCCATGTGCGGAAGACAAGACTGAAGCCTTTGGTCGTAATCTTCTCGGCCCGCAAATCCGCGCGTTGGTTGGTATCGCCGCCCGTATCCCACATAGAGATCGCCACATGCACCATAGGCGGCTCCAGATAGGCCTCTGTGAATTCCACTTTAGTGATGGATTCGCGAGGACCCTCCCCTGACCACATAGGCCCATTATTGGAAAAGTCTGAAAACAGAACGCTCGACCCTTGGTCGACGGCGACGGAATTGGATTGGAAACGTTTCATGGCACTGACGAAATTACACTTTCGCTGTTTGTAAGCTGAAATCTGCGGCAATGTTGAGAAAAAAGATGGGCGCAGGCGGTGAATTCACCGCTGAAACGAAAAAAGGCCCCGGCGGTGCACCAAGGGCCTTCTTCCAGTCTTTTCGAACCGCTTAGCGACCGACGATGGCGTCCAACGTAGCCGTAAGGTCCGCGTGGTATTTCGCGGCAGTGTCGGCTGCTGCATCGCTGGCCTCAGCCTTCTTGGCCTCAGAGGCCGAGATCAGCTCCTCCACCAGCTCCCCCGTCACTTCCTCGATGGGAAGCGCGCGTTCGGCCAGGATCGTAGCCGATGGCCCCGCGACGTCCGCAAAACCACCAGTCACGAAGTACGATTTCTCGCCCTCTGCGCCAGACACTTTCAACACGCCGGGCCGCAGCGTCGTGATCATCGGCGCGTGGTCGGGCATTGCCGTCAAGTCGCCATCAGCGCCGGGGATCTGAACCTCGGACACTTCCATAGACGCCAAACGGCGCTCAGGGCTGACAAGATCGAATTGCATGGTTGCCATGATGTGGCTCCGTTATCTGCAAAACCCGCCCCGGCGGACCGGGGCGGCTTAAATCAAGCGGCTTCCGCTGCCATCTTTTCGGCTTTGGCGACGACTTCGTCGATGCCGCCGACCATGTAGAAGGCTGCTTCGGGCAGGTGGTCATATTCACCGGCCACAACCGCCTTGAACGAGCGGATCGTGTCCTCCAGCGGCACCTGCACGCCGGGCGAACCGGTGAAGACCTCAGCCACGTCGAACGGCTGCGAAAGGAAACGCTGGATCTTCCGGGCGCGGGCCACGGTCAGCTTGTCCTCTTCCGACAGTTCGTCCATCCCGAGGATCGCGATGATGTCCTGCAGCGACTTGTAGCGCTGGAGGATACCCTGCACGTCACGGGCAACCTGGTAGTGCTCGTCACCCACAACACCCGGATCGAGGATACGGCTGGTGGAGTCCAGCGGGTCCACGGCGGGGTAAATGCCAAGCTCCGAGATCGCGCGCGACAGAACGGTCGTGGCGTCGAGGTGGGCAAAGGACGTGGCCGGCGCGGGGTCGGTCAGGTCGTCCGCAGGCACGTAGATCGCCTGCACCGAGGTGATGGAGCCTTGCTTGGTTGAGGTGATGCGTTCCTGCATCGCGCCCATGTCGGTGGCCAGCGTCGGCTGGTAGCCCACAGCCGAAGGAATACGGCCCAGAAGGGCGGACACTTCGGAACCGGCCTGCGTGAAGCGGAAGATGTTGTCGACGAAGAACAGAACGTCCGTGCCGGACTGGTCGCGGAACTGTTCGGCCAGCGTCAGACCCGACAGGGCCACACGCATACGCGCGCCCGGAGGCTCGTTCATCTGACCGTAGACGAGCGCCACTTTGGACTCGACCAGGTTCTCCATGTTGATGACGCCGGATTCGATGAATTCGTAGTAAAGGTCGTTGCCTTCACGCGTCCGCTCACCCACGCCGGCGAACACCGAGAAACCGGAGTGCACTTTGGCGATGTTGTTGATGAGTTCCTGGATAAGAACCGTCTTGCCCACACCGGCACCGCCGAAGAGGCCAAT
It contains:
- a CDS encoding 2-hydroxychromene-2-carboxylate isomerase; its protein translation is MPHIDYYFSTISPYTYLAGTRMEEVAAKHGATITYKPLDIIALFGRTGGVKPADRHESRKEMRLQEMRRQSAKLGMKMNLQPAFWPTNPAPSSYAFIAAAKAGGGDLGALVHTLTRRVWADEQDISKDDVIRAALVEAGFDGGLADSGMLAGAEEYARNLEDAVSAGAFGAPFYIVDGSEKFWGQDRIADLDLFLSGKL
- a CDS encoding H-type lectin domain-containing protein produces the protein MEFTEAYLEPPMVHVAISMWDTGGDTNQRADLRAEKITTKGFSLVFRTWGDSRVARIRADWMAIGQLPDDDIWDVD
- a CDS encoding alpha/beta fold hydrolase codes for the protein MSVRHWGQGAEPALLLHCTLAHGGAWAGVARHLAHRLTMSAPDLLAHGAGPEADRNRDFHDQASEAAARHLPDAPAHLIGHSFGATLALRLAVEAPERVRSLTLIEPVLFCAADGPGRAAHDAHFAPLAAAMTDGDLAEAARVFLGLWGTEDFDDLPKAQQRYIIDRIWIPEATEPALIQDRAALLPRLGDLYVPTLLIEGAHSPPVINEINTRLALGLPNATRVRIAGASHMAPITHPAETAAAIDGFL
- a CDS encoding ribose-phosphate pyrophosphokinase translates to MAAQDPKLISGNANKSLADAIGKRMSMHRGMQVGLVDARVERFNDGEIFVEVFENVRGEDMFIIQSTSKPANDNLMELLIMADALRRSSAARITAVIPYFGYARQDRRTKARTPISAKMVSNMIVAGGIERVLTMDLHAAQIQGFFDIPVDNLYASPIFALDILHQFGGDMSDVMVVSPDVGGVARARELATRIGAPLSIVDKRREKAGEVAGMTVIGDVTGKKCIIVDDICDTAGTLCKAAEVLMEAGATEVHSYITHGVMSGPAVERVTNSVMKSLVITDTIEATEPVENCANIRVVPTAPMFAQSILNIWNGTSVSSLFDTASLVPIYEGLYPKGMWGR
- a CDS encoding F0F1 ATP synthase subunit epsilon yields the protein MATMQFDLVSPERRLASMEVSEVQIPGADGDLTAMPDHAPMITTLRPGVLKVSGAEGEKSYFVTGGFADVAGPSATILAERALPIEEVTGELVEELISASEAKKAEASDAAADTAAKYHADLTATLDAIVGR
- the atpD gene encoding F0F1 ATP synthase subunit beta — its product is MAKVGKITQVIGAVVDVQFEDALPDILNALETDNNGKRLVLEVAQHLGESTVRTIAMDATEGLVRGQEVTDTDGPIVMPVGNGTLGRIMNVVGEPIDEKGPIDSDETRAIHQEAPDFQEQSTESEILVTGIKVVDLLAPYAKGGKIGLFGGAGVGKTVLIQELINNIAKVHSGFSVFAGVGERTREGNDLYYEFIESGVINMENLVESKVALVYGQMNEPPGARMRVALSGLTLAEQFRDQSGTDVLFFVDNIFRFTQAGSEVSALLGRIPSAVGYQPTLATDMGAMQERITSTKQGSITSVQAIYVPADDLTDPAPATSFAHLDATTVLSRAISELGIYPAVDPLDSTSRILDPGVVGDEHYQVARDVQGILQRYKSLQDIIAILGMDELSEEDKLTVARARKIQRFLSQPFDVAEVFTGSPGVQVPLEDTIRSFKAVVAGEYDHLPEAAFYMVGGIDEVVAKAEKMAAEAA